The genomic DNA ACGCAATACAAGGATGGCCTGTTTCATATCTTTACCGAGGCCGGCGACTTCACCGCAGCTGCGGTTATTAACGCCACAGGCACCTGGGAGACCCCTAATATCCCGCATTATCCCGGACTGGAGCACTTTAAGGGTGAACAGTGGCACACCAAAACCTTTCGCGATGTCGAAGATTTCCGGGATCACCGGGTCTTGGTCGTGGGCGGGGGCGCATCCGCGACCCAATTTCTGATGATGTTAGAAGACGTCACCGACCACTCAGTGTGGGTTTCACGGTCGCTACCGCGCTGGAATGCCGCACCGTTTAACCCAGGTTGGGGCCGGGCCGTGGAACAACGTGTCACAACCCAGGTCACCGCCGGGTACGCCCCACGGTCGGTGGTCTCCAACACCGGCCTGCCGCTGGATCGTCAGACGCTGGCCCATATTGACCGCGGCACGCTGGTGTTTCGCGGTTTCATCGATTCCTTTGGTGAACACGAGGTCACGATCAGTGGCCCGGGTCCCGATGGCGCCACGGTGAACTCCCAGGGCCAAGCGGTCGATGACCTCCTGCGCGCAGGTGACCCTGCGGTAGCGAATCTGCACGACAATGCCGAAGTTTTGCCCGGGCACGGGACCGACATTGAGCACCAATGGGTGACCCCGATCGACTCAATCCTGTGGGGCACCGGTTTTCAACACAGCCTGGAGCATCTTGACCCGTTAGATATCCGCACTGCCCACGGCGGGGTGAAAGTCGAACGCGACGGTGTCACCGTCCCGGCTCAACCAGGTCTGTTCTTAGTGGGGTACGGTGCTTCTGCCTCGACGATCGGGGCCACGCGAGCGGGCCGGAAAGCAGCCGTTGCAGCGATCGGCTACAGTTCTTGAGCTAAGACTGAGGCCCTGCAGCGAAGATCACATCCCTCGATTTTTATGAATCATTCAAAAGTGTCATAATGGGGGCATTGATCAATTTGAGGAGGGTCAGGTGACCGCACAGCCGCACGAGTGGCCCACGCGTATCCGGGCAACCGGTTTACGTTCCACCCGGCAGCGCGTTGCGACGTTGGAATCTCTGGAACAGATGCCACACGCTACCGCTGAGGAACTGTTACAGCAGGTCCGCCTGAGCCTTCCAAAGATCACGATCCAATCGATCTACACCGTTGTGCAGTCGTTGGTAGATGTCGGCTTGATTCGCAAACTGGAGTTCGGCCCAACCGCCGCCCGGTTCGAGATTCAGCACGCCGACAATCACCACCACGTGCACTGTCGACATTGCGGACGCATCGAAGATGTCCCCTGCCAACATGGCAGTGCACCGTGTATGACACCGGCAACCACGCACGGCATGGTCATTGATACGGCAGACGTCGTCTACCACGGAGCCTGCACGCAATGTCTGGAGGACATTGCTGCCACAACGGCTCCTGGCACGCATCCAGTATCCGCCTAGCGGCGAGATCGATTTACGAGTTCACCTCATCTGTCTTTAAAGGAGACTGAGTACATGGCCGAAAAGCAAACCCCGCACGCCACCGGGTCCACTACCCAGGCTGGCATCCCAGCAGTCAGCGACCGGAACTCGCTGTCCGTTGGTTCAGACGGGCCAATTGTGTTGCACGACCATCACCTGGTCGAAACGCTGCAGCACTTCAACCGCATGAACATCCCAGAACGCCGCCCGCACGCGAAAGGCTCCGGCGCGTTTGGTACCTTCACTGTGACCGAAGATGTGTCACAGTACACCAAAGCTGCCATGTTCCAGCCCGGTGCTGAAACCGAGATGCTGGCACGGTTCTCTACCGTTGCCGGTGAGCTGGGTTCTCCAGATACCTGGCGCGACGTTCGCGGTTTCGCACTGAAGTTCTACACTTCCGAAGGCAACTTCGACCTGGTCGGCAACAACACCCCGATCTTCTTTGTGCGCGACCCAATGAAATTCCCACACTTCATTCGCTCGCAGAAGCGTCTGCCAGATTCCGGTCTGCGTGACGCCACCATGCAGTGGGACTTCTGGAGCCAGAACCCAGAATCAGCCCACCAGGTCACATACCTGATGGGTCCCCGCGGTCTACCAAAGACCTGGCGCAACATGAACGGCTACGGTTCCCACACCTACATGTGGGTCAATGCCGAAGGCGAGCGTTTCTGGGTCAAGTTCCACTTCCTGACCAACCAGGGCATGGAGCACCTGTCGAATGCTGAAGCTGATGCGTTGGCCGGCGAAGACGCTGAGTTCCACCGCCGTGACTTGTTCGATGCAATTGCCCGCGGCGACAACCCGTCATGGGATCTGTGGGTCCAGATCATGCCGTATGACGAGGCCAAGACCTACCGGTATAACCCATTCGATTTGACCAAGACCTGGTCGAAGAAGGATTATCCGCGCATTAAGGTCGGCACCATGGAGCTGAACCGCAACCCAGAAAACCACTTTGCTCAGATTGAGCAGGCGGCTTTCTCGCCGGCCAACATGGTTCCGGGCATTGGTATGTCGCCAGACAAGATGCTGTTGGGTCGTAACTTCGCTTACCAGGATGCTCAGCGTTACCGTATTGGCGCGAACTTCCAGCAGCTGCCGGTGAACGCACCAAAGACTGAGGTCCACACCTACAACTTCGAAGGTGCGATGTGGTACCACCACACCGGCAACCGCTCAGTGTATGCACCCAACTCGTTCGGTGATTCCTGGTCGGATGAAGTAGGCGCTATCGACACCTCGTGGGAAAACGACGGCGACCTGGTTCGTCAGGCCTACACATTGCGCAAAGATGATGATGACTTCCGTCAGGCCAACATCTTGGTCAACGAAGTCTTCACCCAGCAAGAACGCGACGACTTCGTCGACACCGTCTCGGGTGCGCTCGGCGATGTAGTCGAACCTGTGCTGACCAATGCGATCACCTACTGGAAGAATGTTGACGCGACGATCGGTCAGCGTATTGAAGACCGGGTGCGCGGCGCCTAACCGCTCGCACCCCTTCAGTTCACACTGACTCGCAGGCCCTGAACCACACGGTTCGGGGCCTGCGGCGTTTTCCACCCGAAGTGCAGACCGCGAATAACCGTTTCGGAACGGGTATTGGTTCGACGCCCATCTATAGTGTGCCCAGATCGGTTTAGCGCTAATATAGCCAGAGATCAACCAGTCGAGTAAGGAATGTTTCGCCCATGCCCACCGGCAATAATAGTCTTATCGTCAAACTGTCCTGCCCGAATCAACCCGGCATCGTGCACGCCATAACCGGGGCGTTACTCAAGGTCGACGCCAACATTTCCGAATCCCAACAGTTCGATTCCCCCAACACCGGCACCTTTTTCATGCGCGTGCAATTCACCACCGACGCGAACGTTGCCGACACCGAAGCAGCCATCGCCGATGTGGTCGAAGAATTCGACATGGACGCGAGCGTTTACGACGCTAATGCTAAAACCCGCACGCTGATTATGGTCTCCAAAGACGGTCGCACCATGAATGAGCTCCTCTTTCAGCAGCATGCCGGCACCTTGCCGGTCGAGGTTCCCGTCATCGTGTCCAACCACTTGGATCTACAGCCGATGGCCTATTTCTATGACGTCCCCTTCGTCCACATCCCGATCAATAAGAAGCCAGACGGCACCTCCAATAAGGCCGAAGCAGAAGCTCGGCTGATGGAGCTGGTTGACCAATACGATATCGAACTGGTCGTCTTAGCCCGTTACATGCAGATTCTGTCGGATGATCTCATCCAGAAACTTGATGGGAAGGCCATCAATATTCACCACTCCTTCCTCCCCTCGTTCAAAGGTGCCCGCCCCTACCACCAGGCGCATGATCGCGGTGTGAAACTGATTGGCGCCACGGCTCACTACGTCACAGCAGACCTCGATGAGGGACCCATCATCGAACAGCGGGTCCAGCGCGTCAACCACGCTCTGACCGCCCAAGACTTTGTCCAACGCGGTCGGGCCGTTGAAGGCGCCACCCTGGCCCAAGCCGTCCAATGGCACACCGAACACCGGGTGTTATTGGATGGCGACCGGACCGTGATCTTCGAATAAGCGCGCGGGCGCGCAACTAGTGACAGCCACCACGACTGGTTTTAGGGTGACCGTATGGCCATTATCAAAAAAGTCTTGGGCAAAACGCCCGATATTCACGAGTCCGTTTTCCTCGCCGAGACCGCCGCGATTACCGGCGATGTCACGATGAAAGAACAGTCCTCGGCGTTCTACGGTGTTTCGGCACGCGGAGATTCCGCCCCCATCAGTGTCGGAGCCCGCTCCAACCTGCAAGATAACGTCGTGCTGCACGCCGATTCTGGCTTCCCGTGCACCATCGGTGAAGACGTTTCGGTGGGTCACGCCGCGATCGTACACGGGGCCACCGTCGGTGATGGCGCGCTCATCGGCATGAACGCCACGGTTCTCAACGGAGCCAAGGTCGGCGCCGGGTCGCTGGTGGCCGCGAATTCCTTGGTGCCGGAAGGCATGGAGATTCCGCCGCACTCTTTAGTAGCTGGTGTGCCGGCCAAGGTTCGTCGCGAACTCACCGAGGAACAGGTTGCTGGGCTGAAACAGAACGCCGAGGGCTATTTGCGGTTATCGGCCGAGCATCTTAAGGCCGAAACCGTCGAGTAGCCTGGTGGGTGCGTGTGACGCGTTCGGCACGACGCACTGCTATCCTTTGACCACTTTCCGTGTGACCATAGGATTATGACTCAACGCATCGTGATTTTGCCTGTCCAGTCCGAGCGGGATGGCACTCCCTACGAGACCGCCCATGAACAGACGGTGGCGACCGCTGAGTCGCTGGGGTATTCGATCGTGGATCCCGATGATGGGAATGCCACCGCGATCGTCGTGGTGCAAATGCTCGACTCTGCGGTGGTCGAGCAGACGCTGGCCAACAACCCGGACGTCACCTGGGTGCAGTTACCGTTTGCAGGCGTAGAAACCTTCTTACCGGTGGCCCGTAAATACCCCAACGTGACCTTTACCTCGGCCAAAGGCTCCTACGCCCCACCGGTCGCAGAGCACGCGCTAGCTTTGACCCTGGCCCTGTTACGTCACCTGCCAGAGCGCATCCGTGCCACCACCTGGGGTGCTAGCTATGGCACAACCCTTAATGGCGCCAACGTGGTCATCGTCGGTGGCGGTGGGATCGGCCAAGAGCTCGTGCGACTGTTCTCCACGTGGAACACCACGATCACCGTGGTCCGGCGCAGCACGAAGACTGTACCCGGCGCGGACCGGACGGTCACCGCAGAGCAACTCGACAGCGTCTTACCCGAGGCTGACGTGGTGGTGCTCGCCGCGGCGGCCACCCCCGAAACGGACCGGATGTTCACGGCTAAACAATTCGAGCTCATGCACGATCAAGCGGTGTTAGTCAACATTGCCCGGGGCAGTCTCGTGGACACCGATGACCTCGTCGCAGCACTGGCAGATCATAAATTCCGTGGCGTCGGGTTGGACGTCACCGATCCGGAACCGCTGCCCGATGGTCACCCATTATGGGCCGAACCCAACTGCATCATCACCCCGCACACCGCAGACACCCCAGAGATGGTCATTCCCCTGCTTGACGAGCGCATTGTACGCAACCTCAAGAGCCTGGCTGACGGGAAATCACCTGATACATTGGAAGGTCTGGTCGATGTACAGGCCGGCTACTAAACCACTTCTTGGACGCGACTTGATGAGGGATTGCCCATGATGATTTCACCGCTGCATCGCTATCTTTCAGAGATGCTGGAAAACATCCGTCCCATGACGGCAGGCACGGTGAACCCGGTGACCGAAACCGCGACCAAACCCGACCTGAGCAAGTTGGCCATCACCCTGACCACAGTCAATGGCTTCCAGTATTCGTCCGGCGATGCGGACCATCGATTCGCGATTCAATCCATCGCCAAAGTCTTTGCCTACGGGCTGGCCCTCGACGATTTGGGCCCAACCGAAGTGGGCAAGAAAATCGATGTCGAACCATCCGGTGACCCCTTCAACGAGATCTCCCTGCAATCCGGGTCGGGCCGGCCAGCCAACCCGATGATTAATGCCGGGGCCATCGCAACCGTCGGACTCATCAAAGGCCGCGGCGGCGTCGACCGGCTCAGTCGGATCTCGCGCATCATGGACCTCGCGGCTGAAGGATCCCCCGGTGAGCTCGAAATTAACCGAACGGTGTATCACGCCGAAAACATCAACGGGCACCGTAACCGCGCGCTGGCCTGGTTGTTGCGCTCATTTGAGATTATTGATTCGGATCCCGAACCGGTCGTCCAAGATTATTTCTTAGAGTGTTCCACGGACGTCACCACTGAAAACCTGTCAATGATGGCTGCGACCCTGGCCAACAAGGGGGTCAATCCGGTCACGGGACGCGAAGTTTTCTCGGAAGAAACCACCCGCCAGGTGCTGGCGGTGATGATGACCTGTGGCATGTATGACGCAGCCGGCAACTGGATGATCGATATCGGCCTGCCGGCAAAATCCGGTGTCGATGGCGGCATCATGGTCGTCGTCCCGGGCCAGCTGGGCATCGGCGTCTACTCAGCACCCCTCGACAGTCACGGCAACTCGGTGCGCGGGGCCGCCGCAATTCGTCGCGTCACCCGCGATCTGGGCCTCCACTACGCTGATGCGTCACCGCTGGGTGGCTCGACCCTCCGCGCCCACTATTCACTGGCCGATGCCTCCTTAGGTGTGGTGCGCTCCACCGAACTCTCCAGGATCACGTCACAGTTCGGGGACCGCTGCCAGATCTTAGAGGTCTCCGGCGATCTCGGCTTTGCCGAAACCGAGACCATGGCTCGCACCATCGTCGAACTCGACGATGACGTGACCATGGTGATCATCGACTTCCAGGGCGTGGATGATTTCGGTCGTGCCGCTGTGCTGATGTTGGCCTCATTGACCGCCTTGTGGCGTGCCGAAGGCAAGGACGTCATCTTCATCGACTGGACCGAAACACTGGTCGAACACATTCTGGACTACATCGCCGTTCGGGACGATCTGGAACTTCCCGACCCGCGCGAAAAAGCCAAAGCCGCCTCTGCCGGCCACATCGATCTGCCCTGGGAGGCAGAAGACCTCGAACAAGACATCAACGGCGAATTCCGACTCTTTGACAACCGTTCGGCTGCCTTGGAATGGGCGGAACTTCGGCTGGCGCATCGTTATGCTCGGCAAATCTTGCAGACCGATGATACCCCGCGTGAACCCGAAAGCGCACCGGTGTTCGATTTCCTCGAAGACCGTGACGTCAATGTTTTAGCTGATTACATGGAGCTGCGCAGTTACACGGCGGGCACTATCATCCGTCGCGTGGGTCAGCCCTTCGGCGGGATCTATTTCATTCGCTCGGGCCGTGTGGAACTGGCGGCCGAAGGCAAGGATGACACCCGCTACCGTCACGTCTACCTCTCCCCCGGTTCAACCTTCGGTGAGTTTGCCCTGAGCTACACGGGTCGCCAGTTGACGACCATTCGCGCGATCGACGATGTCGAAGTGCTGGTGTTATCTGCACAAAAGATCGCAAAGATCGAAAAGTCCGATCCACAGCTGGCCATCCGGTTATGGACGGCCATTGCTCGCGAAGCCTACACGGTGTTGGAGCAGTCCTCTCGTGAAGCCGGCGCCCGTGAAGAATACGACCCCGAACAGGATTAAGTCCGAGCCATGCTCGTCAACTGACAGGACCGTCTTCCATCTGGCTCGTGCTTTGACCTGGTCTTCGACGCAGAACTATTGCCGATTGTGACCCGTAAAACACGTTAGAAAACATTCCTGGCTAGAGTGAGAGGCCTCACTCACGCTTAACCATGGAGTCTTTTGATCACGCTCGATTCGGTGTCGAAACGCTACTCCGGGAAATTTGGCAGTATTGATGCCTTGATCGATGTCTCGTTAGAAGTCGAACACGCAGATATCTTTGGCATTGTCGGATTTTCCGGAGCTGGCAAATCAACGCTCATCCGCATGGTGAATCGTCTCGAAAACCCGGACAGCGGGACCGTGACGGTCGATGGGCAAGATGTCACCTCCATGCGGCGGAAAGAGTTACTCGAAAGCCGTCGGAATGTTGGGATGGTGTTTCAGCAGTTTAATCTGCTCGAAACCAAGACGGTCTTCCGCAATGTTGCGATGCCGCTGATTCTGGCCGGGAGATCTCGTGCCGAAATCGCTCGCCGTGTGGATGAAGTCTTAGAGATCGTCGAACTGTCAGATAAACGCGAAGCCCGGATCAGCCAATTGTCCGGGGGTCAAAAACAACGCGTCGGTATCGCCCGAGCCTTAGCGACTGAGCCCGATATCTTATTATGTGACGAAGCGACCAGTGCGCTCGATCCAAAGACCACCGAATCCATCCTTCAGTTGCTCAAACGCATCAACCAGACCATGGGCGTGACGATATTGCTGATCACCCACCAAATGCATGTCGTCCAGCGAATCTGCAACAAGGTCGCCGTGATGGAAGGTGGGCGTGTGGTCGAACAAGGCACCGTCACCGAGGTTTTCGGGAATCCGCAATCCCCCACGACGCAAGAATTCGTACAGACCGTCATTAACGATCAGATACCGGAAGCCATCGCTGATCTCGTCAGAGAAGATGACCGGAACTATCGCATATATCGATTGCGCTATGTAGGAGCAACCAGGACAAATGCGTTTTTACCCCAGCTGAGTAGAGCCGACGGCCTTGAGGTCAATATCCTAGCGGCCACCGTGGAACAACTCGAGAACACGGTGGTCGGCGTTTTCCACCTCCAACTCGTCGGAAGCGATGCCGCTATTACCCATGGTGAACAGCTCATCGATGCGGCCGGAGTCGTGAAAGAGCCGGTGCAATTGTAATGGACTTTATGGAACAAGATCTCTTTGGCGTCAGTGTTGAAAGACTCTTGCTTGCCGGAGCCCAGACCGTTTACATGCTCGGATGGAGTATGCTTTTTGGCGCCATACTGGGCATCGCCATCGCATTGTTATTAGTGATGACCCGTCGCGGCGGGCTTATAGAAAATCGGGTTGTCTACTCGGTGTTGAATTTCATCATCAATGTCACCCGCAGTGTGCCGTTCATTATTCTGCTGGTCGCGCTCATACCCTTCACCCGATTCGTGGTCGGGACCAGCATCGGCAGTCAAGCCGCGTTGGTACCACTCACCATTTACATCACGCCATTTATCGCACGCATGGTGGAATCTAGCTTGCTGGAAGTCAAGCCCGGTGTCATCGAAGCGGCCCAAGCGATGGGCGCCACCAACTGGCAAATCATCCGCCACTTTCTGCTGCCCGAAGCATACCCCTCCATTGTATTGTCACTGACCACTAGCATCGTAGGGCTGCTTGGTGCTACCGCCATGGCCGGATACGGGGGCGGCGGCGGCGTCGGCGATCTCGCCTTGACTTATGGGCACCAACGTTTCAATACGCCACTGATGATTTTCACCATCGTGATTCTCGTCGTCTTTGTGCAAATCATGCAGGCCTTTGGCAACTCGTTATCGCGACGACTCCGCGAACCGAAATAGAACTCATCACTTCACCGAGAGGAAATCTGTGAAAAACCGTACAAAAATCAGCACGCTACTGGCCGTCCCCATCGCCTTACTCCTGTCGTCTTGTACCCCACCGGGGGAAGGCGAAGGCAGCGCCCAAGCAGAGAC from Enteractinococcus fodinae includes the following:
- a CDS encoding NAD(P)-dependent oxidoreductase; this translates as MTQRIVILPVQSERDGTPYETAHEQTVATAESLGYSIVDPDDGNATAIVVVQMLDSAVVEQTLANNPDVTWVQLPFAGVETFLPVARKYPNVTFTSAKGSYAPPVAEHALALTLALLRHLPERIRATTWGASYGTTLNGANVVIVGGGGIGQELVRLFSTWNTTITVVRRSTKTVPGADRTVTAEQLDSVLPEADVVVLAAAATPETDRMFTAKQFELMHDQAVLVNIARGSLVDTDDLVAALADHKFRGVGLDVTDPEPLPDGHPLWAEPNCIITPHTADTPEMVIPLLDERIVRNLKSLADGKSPDTLEGLVDVQAGY
- a CDS encoding methionine ABC transporter ATP-binding protein — its product is MITLDSVSKRYSGKFGSIDALIDVSLEVEHADIFGIVGFSGAGKSTLIRMVNRLENPDSGTVTVDGQDVTSMRRKELLESRRNVGMVFQQFNLLETKTVFRNVAMPLILAGRSRAEIARRVDEVLEIVELSDKREARISQLSGGQKQRVGIARALATEPDILLCDEATSALDPKTTESILQLLKRINQTMGVTILLITHQMHVVQRICNKVAVMEGGRVVEQGTVTEVFGNPQSPTTQEFVQTVINDQIPEAIADLVREDDRNYRIYRLRYVGATRTNAFLPQLSRADGLEVNILAATVEQLENTVVGVFHLQLVGSDAAITHGEQLIDAAGVVKEPVQL
- a CDS encoding flavin-containing monooxygenase codes for the protein MSSTTASPTVSAPAHCQIAIIGAGQAGLSAAGTLHRRGLLPGQDFVVLDGNAGPGGAWRHRWDALTLGRAHGVHDLPGFPLEHPDTWRPASEVVAEYYGAYEDHLGLDVIRPAKVRAVTQYKDGLFHIFTEAGDFTAAAVINATGTWETPNIPHYPGLEHFKGEQWHTKTFRDVEDFRDHRVLVVGGGASATQFLMMLEDVTDHSVWVSRSLPRWNAAPFNPGWGRAVEQRVTTQVTAGYAPRSVVSNTGLPLDRQTLAHIDRGTLVFRGFIDSFGEHEVTISGPGPDGATVNSQGQAVDDLLRAGDPAVANLHDNAEVLPGHGTDIEHQWVTPIDSILWGTGFQHSLEHLDPLDIRTAHGGVKVERDGVTVPAQPGLFLVGYGASASTIGATRAGRKAAVAAIGYSS
- the purU gene encoding formyltetrahydrofolate deformylase gives rise to the protein MPTGNNSLIVKLSCPNQPGIVHAITGALLKVDANISESQQFDSPNTGTFFMRVQFTTDANVADTEAAIADVVEEFDMDASVYDANAKTRTLIMVSKDGRTMNELLFQQHAGTLPVEVPVIVSNHLDLQPMAYFYDVPFVHIPINKKPDGTSNKAEAEARLMELVDQYDIELVVLARYMQILSDDLIQKLDGKAINIHHSFLPSFKGARPYHQAHDRGVKLIGATAHYVTADLDEGPIIEQRVQRVNHALTAQDFVQRGRAVEGATLAQAVQWHTEHRVLLDGDRTVIFE
- the glsA gene encoding glutaminase A encodes the protein MMISPLHRYLSEMLENIRPMTAGTVNPVTETATKPDLSKLAITLTTVNGFQYSSGDADHRFAIQSIAKVFAYGLALDDLGPTEVGKKIDVEPSGDPFNEISLQSGSGRPANPMINAGAIATVGLIKGRGGVDRLSRISRIMDLAAEGSPGELEINRTVYHAENINGHRNRALAWLLRSFEIIDSDPEPVVQDYFLECSTDVTTENLSMMAATLANKGVNPVTGREVFSEETTRQVLAVMMTCGMYDAAGNWMIDIGLPAKSGVDGGIMVVVPGQLGIGVYSAPLDSHGNSVRGAAAIRRVTRDLGLHYADASPLGGSTLRAHYSLADASLGVVRSTELSRITSQFGDRCQILEVSGDLGFAETETMARTIVELDDDVTMVIIDFQGVDDFGRAAVLMLASLTALWRAEGKDVIFIDWTETLVEHILDYIAVRDDLELPDPREKAKAASAGHIDLPWEAEDLEQDINGEFRLFDNRSAALEWAELRLAHRYARQILQTDDTPREPESAPVFDFLEDRDVNVLADYMELRSYTAGTIIRRVGQPFGGIYFIRSGRVELAAEGKDDTRYRHVYLSPGSTFGEFALSYTGRQLTTIRAIDDVEVLVLSAQKIAKIEKSDPQLAIRLWTAIAREAYTVLEQSSREAGAREEYDPEQD
- a CDS encoding gamma carbonic anhydrase family protein, with the protein product MAIIKKVLGKTPDIHESVFLAETAAITGDVTMKEQSSAFYGVSARGDSAPISVGARSNLQDNVVLHADSGFPCTIGEDVSVGHAAIVHGATVGDGALIGMNATVLNGAKVGAGSLVAANSLVPEGMEIPPHSLVAGVPAKVRRELTEEQVAGLKQNAEGYLRLSAEHLKAETVE
- a CDS encoding methionine ABC transporter permease, which translates into the protein MEQDLFGVSVERLLLAGAQTVYMLGWSMLFGAILGIAIALLLVMTRRGGLIENRVVYSVLNFIINVTRSVPFIILLVALIPFTRFVVGTSIGSQAALVPLTIYITPFIARMVESSLLEVKPGVIEAAQAMGATNWQIIRHFLLPEAYPSIVLSLTTSIVGLLGATAMAGYGGGGGVGDLALTYGHQRFNTPLMIFTIVILVVFVQIMQAFGNSLSRRLREPK
- a CDS encoding catalase produces the protein MAEKQTPHATGSTTQAGIPAVSDRNSLSVGSDGPIVLHDHHLVETLQHFNRMNIPERRPHAKGSGAFGTFTVTEDVSQYTKAAMFQPGAETEMLARFSTVAGELGSPDTWRDVRGFALKFYTSEGNFDLVGNNTPIFFVRDPMKFPHFIRSQKRLPDSGLRDATMQWDFWSQNPESAHQVTYLMGPRGLPKTWRNMNGYGSHTYMWVNAEGERFWVKFHFLTNQGMEHLSNAEADALAGEDAEFHRRDLFDAIARGDNPSWDLWVQIMPYDEAKTYRYNPFDLTKTWSKKDYPRIKVGTMELNRNPENHFAQIEQAAFSPANMVPGIGMSPDKMLLGRNFAYQDAQRYRIGANFQQLPVNAPKTEVHTYNFEGAMWYHHTGNRSVYAPNSFGDSWSDEVGAIDTSWENDGDLVRQAYTLRKDDDDFRQANILVNEVFTQQERDDFVDTVSGALGDVVEPVLTNAITYWKNVDATIGQRIEDRVRGA
- a CDS encoding Fur family transcriptional regulator; amino-acid sequence: MTAQPHEWPTRIRATGLRSTRQRVATLESLEQMPHATAEELLQQVRLSLPKITIQSIYTVVQSLVDVGLIRKLEFGPTAARFEIQHADNHHHVHCRHCGRIEDVPCQHGSAPCMTPATTHGMVIDTADVVYHGACTQCLEDIAATTAPGTHPVSA